A genomic segment from Pseudomonas sp. M30-35 encodes:
- a CDS encoding tetratricopeptide repeat protein, which yields MIHIRPRLGIAIFLHLILLSNVSQAKEHDASLSDLNILKTLHADLTGDGQDETILVARGKSGKEQPPILLIIDNGKVLVESIQALLPVENDYSPASYDGFEVEVSTSSPNLTSIIDIQGETTKVNYPSTAGKYLVLRTIEEGNSSYNFNLQFSYDSKVKGLKLHSIFLNTNNTSCDRSLKSVYVVKEENLLTTSLQVFNGREAFKSLKKTRQNIQTGNSQVLKLMQQESSVGFDQVLAAYKTKDKQHLKQVMATFIEGNGNAGICPAERYIANKYYFPNNPRWSNDLGFLFEQAGYFREAIELLNKVITEHPNRIVAYLNLADSYWAVGKKNEAKTLYSDYISGMNHRKMQAKIPSRAYLRAK from the coding sequence ATGATCCATATTAGACCTCGACTTGGCATCGCTATTTTCTTGCATCTTATTTTGTTGAGCAACGTATCTCAGGCCAAAGAACACGACGCATCACTGTCTGACTTAAATATCCTAAAAACATTGCACGCAGACCTGACCGGCGATGGACAAGACGAGACGATTTTGGTCGCGCGTGGAAAATCCGGCAAGGAACAACCCCCGATACTACTAATCATTGACAATGGTAAAGTTCTGGTTGAGTCGATACAGGCTTTACTGCCTGTGGAGAATGACTACTCACCAGCCAGCTATGATGGATTTGAGGTTGAGGTATCGACATCGTCCCCTAACCTAACTAGCATCATCGATATACAAGGTGAAACAACGAAAGTTAACTACCCATCCACAGCTGGTAAGTACTTAGTGTTGAGGACTATAGAGGAAGGTAATTCCAGCTACAACTTCAATCTTCAGTTTTCTTATGACTCGAAAGTGAAAGGTCTAAAGCTTCACAGTATTTTCCTAAACACAAACAATACCTCCTGCGACCGTTCACTGAAGAGCGTATATGTTGTTAAAGAAGAAAATCTTTTAACAACGTCACTGCAAGTTTTCAATGGACGCGAGGCCTTTAAGAGTCTGAAAAAAACTCGCCAAAATATACAAACTGGTAACAGTCAGGTCTTAAAACTCATGCAGCAAGAGAGTTCAGTTGGTTTTGATCAAGTTTTAGCTGCTTATAAGACAAAAGATAAACAACACCTCAAGCAAGTTATGGCCACCTTTATAGAAGGGAACGGTAACGCTGGGATATGCCCAGCCGAACGCTACATTGCCAATAAGTACTACTTCCCGAACAATCCCCGTTGGTCTAATGACCTAGGATTTCTATTCGAGCAGGCAGGATATTTCAGAGAGGCTATAGAACTGCTGAACAAAGTCATCACGGAGCATCCCAATAGGATTGTCGCTTACTTAAATCTAGCAGATAGCTATTGGGCCGTTGGCAAAAAAAATGAAGCTAAGACTCTATACTCCGACTACATATCCGGAATGAACCATAGAAAAATGCAGGCTAAAATACCAAGCCGCGCTTATCTCAGAGCAAAATGA
- a CDS encoding GlsB/YeaQ/YmgE family stress response membrane protein, translating to MGIIGTIFIGLIVGLIARFLKPGDDSMGWIMTILLGIGGSLAATYGGQALGIYQAGQGAGFIGAVVGAVVLLFIYAMVKKN from the coding sequence ATGGGAATTATCGGCACAATTTTTATCGGTCTGATTGTGGGTCTAATCGCACGCTTCCTTAAGCCTGGCGATGACAGCATGGGCTGGATCATGACCATCCTGCTGGGTATCGGTGGGTCGCTGGCAGCGACTTATGGCGGTCAAGCGTTGGGCATTTACCAAGCAGGTCAAGGCGCCGGGTTTATCGGTGCAGTCGTGGGTGCGGTGGTTCTACTGTTTATCTACGCCATGGTTAAAAAGAACTGA
- the aspA gene encoding aspartate ammonia-lyase, protein MSAAASFRVEKDLLGTLEVPADAYYGIQTLRAVNNFRLSGVPLAHYPKLVTALAMVKQAAADANSQLGHLSGEKHAAISEACARIIRGDFHDEFVVDMIQGGAGTSTNMNANEVIANIALEAMGKQKGEYGFLHPNNDVNMAQSTNDAYPTAIRLGLLLGHDTLLASLDSLIHAFAAKGEEFAHVLKMGRTQLQDAVPMTLGQEFRAFANTLGEDLARLRSLAPELLTEINLGGTAIGTGINADPGYQMLAVERLAAISGQPLVPAADLIEATSDMGAFVLFSGMLKRTAVKLSKICNDLRLLSSGPRTGINEINLPPRQPGSSIMPGKVNPVIPEAVNQVAFEVIGNDLALTLAAEGGQLQLNVMEPLIAYKIFDSIRLLQRAMDMLREHCIVGITANEEHCRQLMENSIGLITALNPYIGYENATRIAKLALESGRGVLELVREEKLLDDETLNDILRPENMIAPRLVPLKA, encoded by the coding sequence ATGTCCGCTGCTGCATCATTCCGCGTTGAAAAAGACCTGCTCGGTACCCTCGAAGTCCCTGCAGATGCTTATTACGGCATTCAAACCCTGCGCGCCGTAAACAACTTCCGTCTTTCTGGCGTACCGCTGGCCCACTACCCGAAGCTGGTCACTGCTTTGGCGATGGTCAAGCAAGCAGCAGCCGACGCCAACAGCCAGTTGGGCCACCTCAGCGGCGAAAAGCACGCGGCCATTAGCGAAGCCTGCGCCCGGATTATTCGCGGCGATTTCCACGACGAATTCGTGGTCGACATGATTCAGGGCGGTGCCGGTACATCGACCAACATGAACGCCAACGAAGTCATTGCCAACATCGCGCTCGAAGCCATGGGCAAGCAAAAAGGCGAGTATGGCTTCCTGCATCCAAACAACGATGTGAACATGGCCCAGTCTACCAACGACGCCTACCCAACCGCGATTCGCCTGGGCTTGTTACTCGGCCACGACACATTGCTGGCCAGCCTTGATAGCTTGATTCATGCATTCGCTGCCAAAGGCGAAGAGTTCGCCCACGTCTTGAAGATGGGCCGTACTCAGTTGCAAGACGCCGTGCCGATGACCCTCGGCCAAGAATTCCGCGCCTTCGCCAACACCCTCGGTGAAGATCTCGCACGCTTGCGCAGCTTGGCGCCAGAGTTACTGACTGAAATCAATCTCGGCGGCACTGCAATTGGTACCGGCATTAACGCCGACCCGGGCTACCAAATGCTCGCCGTCGAGCGCTTGGCGGCAATCAGCGGACAACCTCTAGTACCCGCAGCTGACTTGATCGAAGCCACCTCGGACATGGGCGCGTTTGTCCTGTTCTCGGGCATGCTCAAGCGCACTGCAGTGAAGCTGTCGAAGATCTGTAACGACCTGCGTTTGCTGTCGAGCGGGCCGCGTACCGGCATCAATGAAATCAACCTGCCACCGCGTCAGCCGGGCAGCTCGATCATGCCGGGCAAGGTCAACCCGGTGATCCCGGAAGCCGTTAACCAAGTGGCGTTTGAAGTGATCGGTAATGACTTGGCGCTGACCCTGGCGGCTGAAGGCGGTCAATTGCAGCTCAACGTTATGGAACCGCTGATCGCTTATAAAATCTTCGATTCGATCCGTCTGTTGCAACGCGCCATGGACATGCTGCGTGAGCATTGCATCGTCGGGATCACCGCCAACGAAGAACATTGCCGTCAACTGATGGAGAACTCCATCGGCCTGATCACCGCACTGAACCCTTACATCGGTTACGAAAATGCCACCCGTATCGCCAAGCTCGCTCTGGAAAGCGGCCGCGGCGTGTTGGAGTTGGTGCGCGAAGAGAAGCTGCTGGATGACGAAACGCTTAACGACATTCTGCGTCCGGAAAACATGATTGCTCCGCGCCTGGTACCGCTCAAAGCTTAG
- a CDS encoding AraC family transcriptional regulator, whose product MLQAHLTTLHVVSLTLKYFANQPELIDALLADSGIDPKALDSTDTRITRHQELQVCANGLALRSDLGLELGRRMHVSAYGLLGYAALSSATLGDALHFMFGYPALLGTYFELNLHVDNDLAWISASDYKQLEQLEVFSVEMCMASLKLMCDDLLGEPISVTRATFTHQQPEYVAFYSSSFGQDIAFNASQNAFAFPASLLQKRLPLADPVTHQEMLVRCRQQNTEFTTRQTWLARVRQHIEAQLPNPPGLEQLAQQMHCSPRTLRRHLHALGTHYQQLLDELRFARAKELLGKEHWPIYRIAEELGFSETASFRHAFQRWSGVAPSHFRV is encoded by the coding sequence ATGTTGCAGGCTCACTTAACCACACTGCACGTGGTCTCATTGACCCTCAAGTATTTTGCCAACCAGCCCGAGCTCATCGACGCGTTGCTGGCGGACAGCGGTATCGACCCCAAGGCACTGGACAGTACCGATACGCGCATTACCCGACACCAGGAATTGCAAGTCTGCGCCAATGGTTTAGCCCTGCGCAGCGACCTTGGCCTTGAACTGGGCCGGCGCATGCATGTTTCAGCTTATGGCTTGCTTGGTTACGCCGCGCTATCAAGTGCAACCTTAGGTGACGCCCTGCACTTTATGTTCGGTTATCCAGCGTTACTCGGCACCTATTTCGAACTCAATTTGCACGTCGACAACGATCTTGCCTGGATCAGCGCCAGCGACTACAAACAGCTGGAACAGCTTGAGGTATTTAGCGTCGAGATGTGCATGGCCTCACTGAAGTTGATGTGCGATGACCTTCTGGGTGAACCCATTAGCGTGACCCGCGCGACGTTCACTCATCAACAGCCCGAGTATGTCGCGTTTTACTCATCCAGTTTTGGCCAGGACATTGCGTTTAATGCCAGCCAGAATGCCTTCGCATTTCCCGCAAGCCTGCTGCAAAAACGCCTGCCGCTGGCCGACCCCGTCACCCACCAAGAAATGCTGGTGCGCTGCCGCCAGCAAAATACCGAGTTCACAACCCGGCAAACGTGGCTCGCACGCGTACGTCAGCACATCGAAGCGCAGCTTCCTAATCCGCCAGGCCTGGAGCAACTGGCTCAACAGATGCACTGCTCGCCGCGCACCCTGCGTCGTCACCTGCACGCCTTGGGCACGCACTATCAACAACTGCTTGATGAGTTGCGCTTCGCCCGTGCCAAAGAGTTACTCGGTAAAGAGCACTGGCCCATCTACCGGATTGCCGAAGAACTCGGCTTTAGTGAAACGGCCAGTTTCCGTCACGCCTTTCAACGCTGGAGCGGCGTAGCACCCAGCCATTTCAGAGTTTGA
- the purE gene encoding 5-(carboxyamino)imidazole ribonucleotide mutase: MSTLVGVIMGSKSDWSTLSHTTEMLDKLGIGYEVKVVSAHRTPDLLFQYAEQAESRGIQVIIAGAGGAAHLPGMCAAKTHLPVLGVPVQSSMLSGVDSLLSIVQMPAGVPVATLAIGKAGAINAALLAASILGHQHPQFHEALKKFRAEQTETVLDNPDPRQA; this comes from the coding sequence ATGAGCACACTGGTAGGCGTGATCATGGGCTCCAAGTCCGACTGGAGCACCCTTAGCCACACCACCGAGATGCTGGATAAGCTGGGTATCGGTTATGAGGTGAAAGTTGTTTCAGCTCACCGCACCCCAGACTTGCTCTTCCAGTACGCCGAGCAGGCTGAGTCTCGCGGTATCCAGGTGATTATTGCTGGCGCCGGTGGCGCTGCACACTTACCGGGCATGTGCGCGGCTAAAACGCACCTTCCTGTCCTCGGCGTGCCGGTGCAATCGTCAATGCTTTCAGGTGTTGATTCGTTACTCTCTATCGTCCAGATGCCCGCCGGTGTTCCGGTTGCAACCTTGGCGATCGGAAAAGCTGGCGCAATTAACGCGGCATTGCTGGCGGCGAGTATCCTTGGCCATCAACACCCGCAGTTTCATGAGGCGCTGAAAAAATTCCGTGCCGAGCAAACTGAAACTGTTTTGGACAATCCAGACCCGCGCCAAGCTTGA
- a CDS encoding polyamine ABC transporter substrate-binding protein translates to MKKLRTLIGAALCGTAMLASAAHAAERELRVYNWADYILPSVPKDFAKSTGIKLTWDVFDTNESLEAKLLTGNSGYDLVVPSNTFLDTQIKAGVFQKLDKSQLPNWKNLDPELLKLMATNDPGNEHAVPYMYGTVIIGFNPAKVKEVLGADAPVDSWDLIFKEENISKLKQCGVAMLDSPGDIMPIALHYLGLNPNSTKSADYDKATELMLKIRPNIAYFHSAKYMTDIANGDICVAIGYSGSFYQFANRAKEAGNGVVVDWRLPKEGAPLWFDSFAIPTSAQNVEEAHEFLNNLLEPKVIASTSNFLGYPNPNKAALPLMKAEIRDNAGLTPTAEAQKTLYVLQPLPQKAERMRTRAWTKIKSGT, encoded by the coding sequence ATGAAAAAACTCCGCACCTTGATTGGCGCCGCACTCTGCGGCACAGCCATGCTGGCCAGCGCAGCACATGCAGCTGAGCGTGAACTACGGGTTTATAACTGGGCCGACTATATTTTGCCGTCGGTGCCGAAAGACTTCGCCAAAAGCACCGGAATCAAGCTGACTTGGGACGTGTTCGACACCAATGAATCGCTGGAAGCCAAGCTGCTAACCGGCAATTCCGGCTACGATTTGGTGGTGCCGTCCAACACCTTTCTCGACACTCAAATCAAAGCTGGCGTGTTCCAAAAGCTCGACAAGAGCCAATTACCCAACTGGAAAAATCTCGACCCAGAGCTGTTGAAGCTGATGGCGACGAACGATCCGGGCAACGAACACGCTGTACCTTACATGTACGGCACAGTAATTATTGGCTTCAACCCAGCCAAGGTTAAAGAGGTGCTCGGCGCCGATGCGCCCGTCGATAGCTGGGACCTGATATTCAAAGAAGAAAACATTTCCAAGCTCAAGCAGTGTGGCGTGGCGATGCTCGACTCTCCCGGCGATATCATGCCAATCGCCCTTCACTACCTCGGCCTGAACCCCAACAGCACCAAGTCGGCTGACTACGACAAAGCCACCGAGCTGATGCTGAAGATTCGCCCGAATATCGCCTATTTCCACTCAGCCAAATACATGACCGACATTGCCAATGGTGATATTTGCGTAGCAATCGGTTATTCGGGCAGCTTCTACCAGTTCGCTAACCGCGCCAAAGAGGCTGGCAACGGTGTGGTGGTTGATTGGCGCTTGCCGAAAGAAGGCGCGCCACTGTGGTTTGACTCATTTGCCATTCCAACCAGCGCGCAAAACGTTGAAGAAGCACATGAGTTCCTCAACAACTTGCTCGAGCCAAAAGTGATTGCATCGACCAGTAACTTCCTCGGCTACCCAAACCCGAACAAGGCCGCGCTGCCGCTGATGAAAGCTGAAATCCGCGATAATGCGGGGCTGACACCTACCGCTGAGGCACAGAAAACCCTGTATGTGTTGCAACCGCTACCGCAGAAAGCCGAGCGGATGCGCACCCGGGCCTGGACAAAGATCAAGTCAGGAACCTAA
- a CDS encoding glycosyltransferase: MHKILVIGYVWPEPRSSAAGSRMMELLELFRAQGWQVAFASAAALSEHRADLTTLGIPEIQVALNCDSFDQLVAEMQPDMVLFDRFFTEEQFAWRVERVCPKALRVLDTCDLHSLREARQLLLKSAQQACASEAEKQHVGAITADAEQLFSTMAELDTAKREVAAIFRSDLTLMISTFETQLLQQAFAVPVALIHDCALMLIPSASEPAPFAERAHFISIGNFRHAPNWDSVLWLKHALWPLVRQRLPHAQLHVYGAYPPPKATTLHNPKQGFHVLGWADDAHQVMSQARVCLAPLRFGAGIKGKLADAMACGTPSITTAIGSEGMHGDMPWGGAVVDCASAFADAAAALYEDENRWLQAQAQGTAILQQRFDRQRLGSELISRLTQLSQNLDAHRRDNFIGSMLRHHTLKSTQYMSQWIAAKNRTEN; this comes from the coding sequence ATGCACAAGATCCTTGTTATCGGCTACGTATGGCCAGAACCACGCTCATCGGCTGCGGGCAGTAGGATGATGGAGCTGTTGGAGTTGTTTCGGGCTCAAGGTTGGCAGGTGGCCTTCGCCAGTGCTGCTGCGCTGTCAGAACACCGGGCTGACTTAACTACGCTGGGCATTCCAGAGATTCAGGTTGCGCTCAACTGCGACAGCTTTGATCAACTGGTAGCTGAAATGCAGCCAGATATGGTGCTGTTCGACCGGTTCTTCACTGAGGAGCAGTTCGCCTGGCGCGTTGAGCGCGTCTGCCCTAAAGCCCTGCGCGTGCTCGACACCTGCGACTTACACAGTTTGCGTGAGGCTCGCCAGTTGCTGCTGAAAAGTGCGCAGCAAGCCTGTGCAAGCGAGGCAGAAAAGCAGCATGTAGGCGCAATAACCGCAGACGCCGAGCAGCTCTTTAGCACAATGGCAGAGTTAGATACCGCCAAGCGCGAGGTCGCAGCGATCTTTCGTAGCGACTTAACGCTGATGATCTCAACGTTTGAGACGCAGTTGCTGCAACAGGCCTTTGCGGTGCCTGTCGCGCTCATCCACGACTGCGCATTGATGTTGATACCCAGCGCCAGCGAGCCCGCCCCGTTCGCCGAGCGGGCACACTTCATCAGCATCGGTAATTTCCGCCACGCGCCTAACTGGGACTCAGTGTTGTGGCTAAAACACGCGCTGTGGCCGTTGGTTCGCCAACGTCTGCCGCACGCACAGTTGCATGTATATGGCGCTTATCCTCCGCCAAAAGCCACTACGCTGCATAACCCCAAGCAAGGTTTTCATGTGCTGGGTTGGGCCGATGATGCACATCAAGTCATGAGCCAAGCACGTGTGTGCTTGGCGCCACTGCGCTTTGGTGCGGGAATTAAAGGCAAGCTGGCTGATGCAATGGCGTGCGGTACACCGAGCATCACCACCGCAATTGGCAGCGAAGGGATGCATGGCGATATGCCTTGGGGCGGAGCGGTGGTCGATTGCGCAAGCGCCTTTGCCGATGCGGCTGCGGCGCTGTATGAAGATGAAAACCGCTGGCTGCAGGCTCAAGCGCAAGGCACTGCAATTTTGCAGCAGCGCTTTGATCGTCAGCGCTTGGGCAGCGAATTGATTAGTCGGCTTACTCAGTTAAGCCAGAATCTCGACGCGCACCGGCGGGATAACTTCATCGGTAGCATGCTTCGTCATCACACACTGAAAAGCACGCAATACATGTCACAGTGGATTGCCGCGAAGAACAGAACCGAAAATTGA
- a CDS encoding histone deacetylase family protein codes for MLTIYSDDHHLHHGSCELIDGKLMPCFEMPKRADHILQRVKDRNIGEIREPQDFGRDPIQRIHTAEYLNFFEGAWARWQEQDGTGDLLPYTWPARTLSQRLPTSLHGQLGYYSFDAGAPITAGTWQAAYSAAQVALTAQHEITNGAHSAFALCRPPGHHAASDVMGGYCYLNNAAIAAQAFIDQGHKRVAILDVDYHHGNGTQSIFYSRSDVLFTSIHGDPKFEFPFFLGHADEHGEGTGEGFNINYPLPAGSAWDSWGAALDDACKRINAFDAEVVIVSLGVDTYKEDPISQFKLDSPDYLSMGERIAAMGLPTLFVMEGGYAVEAIGVNAVNVLEGFENVCRPNNSKKDA; via the coding sequence ATGCTCACCATTTACAGCGACGACCATCATCTTCATCACGGCAGTTGCGAGTTGATCGACGGCAAATTGATGCCCTGCTTTGAGATGCCTAAACGTGCAGATCATATTCTTCAGCGGGTGAAGGATCGCAATATTGGTGAGATTCGCGAGCCGCAGGACTTTGGCCGCGACCCCATACAACGCATTCACACTGCCGAATACCTGAACTTCTTCGAGGGCGCCTGGGCGCGCTGGCAAGAACAAGATGGGACCGGGGATTTGCTGCCTTACACCTGGCCAGCCCGTACCTTGAGCCAGCGCTTGCCAACCAGCCTGCACGGGCAACTCGGTTACTACAGCTTTGATGCCGGCGCCCCGATCACCGCAGGCACTTGGCAAGCGGCTTATAGCGCAGCGCAAGTTGCGCTCACCGCGCAACACGAAATTACCAACGGCGCACACAGCGCATTTGCGTTGTGCCGCCCACCGGGGCATCACGCTGCCAGCGATGTAATGGGCGGTTATTGCTACCTCAACAACGCCGCAATCGCTGCCCAGGCCTTTATCGATCAAGGCCACAAGCGCGTGGCAATTCTCGATGTCGATTACCACCACGGCAACGGCACTCAATCTATTTTCTACTCACGCAGCGATGTGCTGTTCACCTCGATTCATGGTGACCCGAAGTTTGAATTCCCCTTCTTCCTCGGCCATGCCGATGAACACGGCGAAGGCACTGGTGAAGGGTTCAATATCAATTATCCATTGCCTGCTGGCAGTGCCTGGGACAGTTGGGGCGCTGCGCTGGATGACGCCTGTAAACGAATAAACGCATTCGACGCCGAGGTAGTTATCGTCTCGCTAGGCGTCGATACCTATAAAGAAGACCCAATCTCGCAATTCAAGCTCGACAGCCCGGATTACCTGAGCATGGGCGAGCGCATTGCCGCAATGGGCTTACCAACGCTGTTCGTCATGGAAGGCGGCTATGCCGTCGAGGCCATTGGCGTTAACGCAGTCAATGTGTTGGAAGGTTTTGAAAATGTCTGCCGACCTAATAATTCGAAGAAGGACGCATAA
- a CDS encoding LysR substrate-binding domain-containing protein has protein sequence MNLETKWLEDFVALAGTRSFSRAAEKRFVTQPAFSRRIRSLESVLGLTLINRSCTPIELTEAGQLFLVTARSMVEQLGEVVRHLHNLEGKQGEVLQIAAAHSLTLGFFPEWIARLRREGLPLNTRLVATNVGEAVHSLREGSCDLILAYYDPDAALQMDPEIFPSLYMGSTEMLPVCAVDEYGQPLFDLDSGQSVPLLAYSAGAFLGRSVNLLLRQRALRSTTVYETAMADSLKSMALQGMGVAWVPRLSVTAELARGELAVCGGDAWQSPLEIRLYRCALVRKAAVRLLWRKLESGEVGQTK, from the coding sequence ATGAATCTGGAAACCAAATGGCTGGAAGACTTTGTCGCCTTAGCCGGCACGCGTAGTTTTTCGCGCGCGGCGGAGAAACGCTTTGTCACCCAGCCAGCGTTCAGTCGGCGGATTCGCAGCCTTGAATCGGTGCTCGGGTTGACGTTGATAAACCGCTCTTGCACCCCTATCGAGTTGACCGAGGCGGGGCAGCTGTTTCTGGTGACAGCGCGGAGCATGGTTGAACAATTGGGCGAGGTCGTACGGCATTTGCACAACCTTGAAGGTAAGCAGGGTGAAGTGCTGCAAATTGCGGCGGCGCATTCGTTAACCTTGGGCTTTTTTCCCGAATGGATTGCCCGGCTGCGCCGTGAAGGCTTGCCGCTCAACACCCGTTTGGTGGCGACCAACGTGGGTGAAGCGGTGCATTCGTTGCGTGAAGGCAGTTGCGATTTGATTCTCGCTTACTACGATCCTGACGCTGCTTTGCAGATGGACCCGGAGATATTCCCATCGCTGTACATGGGCAGCACAGAGATGTTGCCGGTCTGCGCAGTGGATGAGTACGGGCAACCTTTGTTTGATCTCGACAGTGGTCAATCGGTGCCGTTGCTGGCGTATAGCGCTGGTGCGTTTCTCGGGCGCTCGGTCAACCTGTTGCTGCGCCAACGTGCGTTGCGCTCGACCACGGTGTATGAAACCGCAATGGCAGACAGCCTCAAAAGCATGGCGCTGCAAGGCATGGGCGTGGCGTGGGTACCACGTTTAAGCGTGACCGCCGAACTGGCGCGGGGCGAGTTGGCGGTGTGCGGTGGAGACGCGTGGCAATCACCACTGGAGATTCGTTTATACCGCTGCGCCCTGGTGCGCAAAGCCGCCGTGCGCCTGCTCTGGCGCAAGTTAGAGAGCGGAGAAGTAGGACAGACAAAGTAG
- a CDS encoding 5-(carboxyamino)imidazole ribonucleotide synthase, producing the protein MKIGVIGGGQLGRMLALAGTPLGMNFAFLDPAPDACAQALGEHIRADYGDQDHLRQLADEVDLVTFEFESVPAETVAFLSQFVPVYPGAQALRIARDRWFEKSMFKDLGIPTPEFADIQSQADLDAAVASIGLPAVMKTRTLGYDGKGQKVLRSAADVVDAFAELGSVPCLLEGFVPFTGEVSLVAVRGRDGETQFYPLVHNTHNSGILSLSIASSNHPLQALAEDYASRVLDELNYVGVLAFEFFEVDGGLKANEIAPRVHNSGHWTIEGAECSQFENHLRAIAGLPLGSTAKVGESAMLNFIGEIPPVDKVSAIADCHLHHYGKAFKVGRKVGHATVRSKDRATLDQQVAAVQALIDA; encoded by the coding sequence ATGAAAATCGGTGTAATCGGTGGCGGCCAGTTGGGCCGCATGTTGGCACTGGCGGGGACTCCGCTGGGCATGAACTTCGCTTTTCTCGACCCGGCGCCAGATGCCTGTGCACAAGCGCTGGGTGAGCATATTCGTGCCGATTACGGTGATCAGGACCATTTACGCCAGTTGGCTGATGAAGTCGATCTGGTGACTTTCGAGTTTGAAAGCGTACCGGCTGAAACCGTTGCCTTTCTGTCGCAGTTCGTACCGGTTTATCCAGGCGCACAAGCACTGCGTATTGCCCGCGATCGTTGGTTCGAGAAGTCGATGTTCAAGGACCTTGGCATCCCGACGCCGGAGTTCGCTGATATTCAATCGCAAGCGGATCTTGATGCTGCCGTCGCCAGCATTGGCCTGCCAGCCGTAATGAAGACCCGCACCTTGGGCTACGACGGCAAGGGACAAAAGGTTCTGCGCAGCGCCGCAGATGTTGTCGATGCCTTTGCTGAGCTGGGCAGCGTGCCTTGCTTGCTCGAAGGTTTCGTACCGTTCACTGGCGAAGTCTCGCTGGTAGCTGTGCGTGGCCGCGACGGCGAAACGCAGTTTTATCCGCTGGTGCACAACACCCATAACAGCGGCATTCTCAGCTTGTCGATCGCCAGCAGCAATCACCCACTGCAGGCGTTGGCGGAAGATTACGCCAGCCGCGTGCTGGATGAACTCAACTACGTTGGTGTGTTGGCATTTGAGTTCTTTGAGGTCGACGGTGGCTTGAAAGCTAACGAAATCGCCCCGCGTGTGCACAACTCCGGGCACTGGACGATTGAAGGCGCTGAATGCAGCCAGTTTGAAAACCACCTGCGCGCCATTGCTGGTTTGCCTCTGGGTTCCACCGCGAAAGTGGGCGAGAGCGCCATGCTCAACTTTATTGGTGAAATTCCGCCTGTGGATAAAGTTAGCGCCATTGCCGACTGCCACCTGCACCATTACGGCAAGGCATTCAAGGTTGGGCGCAAGGTTGGCCACGCTACTGTGCGCAGTAAAGACCGCGCTACGCTGGACCAACAAGTTGCCGCCGTACAGGCCCTTATCGACGCTTGA
- a CDS encoding DUF3299 domain-containing protein, translating to MLRLLILPLLLISSLAFAELPETDWLALMPAEDQQALENMPDISHDSPEEDSTFYQSGGLKQRDAKLPAVMYSAKTVAAFNGKQIRLGGYPVPLETDAKGRSTLFFLVPYPGACIHVPPPPPNQLVLVRYPKGIALEDIYAPLWVSGEIKVESVSNDLADAAYALDASEVRLVEEEDL from the coding sequence ATGTTGCGTTTGTTAATACTGCCTCTGTTGCTGATCAGCAGCCTGGCCTTTGCTGAGTTGCCCGAAACCGACTGGCTGGCGCTAATGCCTGCCGAGGACCAGCAAGCCCTGGAAAACATGCCGGACATCAGCCATGACAGCCCCGAAGAAGACAGCACGTTCTACCAATCCGGTGGCCTTAAACAGCGCGATGCAAAGCTTCCCGCAGTCATGTACTCGGCTAAAACCGTAGCGGCGTTTAACGGCAAGCAGATTCGTCTTGGCGGTTATCCGGTGCCACTCGAAACTGACGCCAAAGGGCGCAGCACGCTGTTTTTCCTCGTGCCATACCCCGGCGCCTGCATACACGTACCGCCTCCGCCTCCGAACCAACTGGTGCTGGTGCGCTACCCAAAAGGTATTGCACTGGAAGATATCTACGCGCCGTTGTGGGTTAGCGGTGAGATCAAGGTTGAGAGCGTCAGCAACGATCTCGCAGATGCCGCCTATGCGCTGGATGCCAGTGAGGTGAGGCTCGTCGAGGAAGAAGACCTGTAA